One segment of Variovorax paradoxus DNA contains the following:
- a CDS encoding LysR family transcriptional regulator, with amino-acid sequence MLKLSLEAIEVVDAIDRHGSFAAAAARLNKVPSTISYAVGKLEDQLGMQLFERNGPRVTLTAAGGEMLKEGRWLLGAASDLESRMRQIATGFESELRLVHDSLIPTQALIDDVRAFEDLRCGTRLRICCEALTGSWEALREGRADVVIAAGEGPAGGGYQAVDVGSLEFVFCVAPTHALTRLNRPLQRGDLLGHNAIVVGDSARTLSDRTVGLMAGQPRIAVPSMTAKIACQVAGLGHGFLPRACVEGELARGTLVELQTEEPRAPEAFWLAWKTGAKGQALQWWVKRLSRPLVPALLPRSL; translated from the coding sequence ATGCTCAAGCTCAGCCTGGAAGCCATCGAGGTGGTCGACGCCATCGACCGGCACGGCTCGTTCGCGGCCGCCGCCGCGCGGCTCAACAAGGTGCCCTCGACCATCTCCTACGCGGTCGGCAAGCTCGAGGATCAGCTCGGCATGCAGCTGTTCGAGCGCAACGGGCCGCGCGTCACGCTCACCGCTGCGGGCGGCGAGATGCTCAAGGAGGGACGCTGGCTGCTGGGCGCCGCGAGCGACCTCGAATCGCGCATGCGCCAGATCGCGACCGGCTTCGAGTCCGAGCTGCGGCTGGTGCACGACTCGCTCATTCCGACGCAGGCGCTCATCGACGACGTGCGCGCGTTCGAGGACCTGCGCTGCGGCACGCGGCTGCGCATCTGCTGCGAGGCGCTCACAGGCAGCTGGGAGGCCTTGCGCGAGGGCCGCGCCGACGTGGTCATCGCCGCCGGCGAAGGTCCGGCCGGCGGTGGCTACCAGGCCGTGGACGTGGGCAGCCTCGAGTTCGTGTTCTGCGTGGCGCCCACGCACGCGCTCACGCGCCTGAACCGGCCGCTGCAGCGCGGCGACCTGCTCGGCCACAACGCCATCGTGGTGGGCGACAGCGCACGCACGCTGTCGGACCGCACCGTCGGGCTGATGGCCGGGCAGCCGCGCATCGCGGTGCCGTCGATGACCGCCAAGATCGCGTGCCAGGTTGCAGGGCTGGGGCACGGCTTCCTGCCGCGCGCGTGCGTCGAGGGCGAGCTGGCGCGCGGAACGCTGGTCGAGCTGCAGACCGAGGAGCCGCGCGCGCCCGAGGCCTTCTGGCTGGCCTGGAAGACCGGCGCCAAGGGGCAGGCGCTGCAGTGGTGGGTGAAGCGGCTGAGCCGTCCGCTGGTGCCGGCGCTGCTGCCGCGGTCGCTCTGA
- a CDS encoding ABC transporter permease, protein MDSYALLLGSTLSAGTVLAIAALGLLINEKAGIVNLGAEGMMLCAAIAGFATVVTTHNPWLGFLAGMAAGALLAAFFGVLVIWLNTNQYATGLALSLFGVGFSAFAGINFVQAKLPESASYAIPVLGDIPLVGPALFRHHPMVYFAVVLTFALIWFLYRTRAGLVLRSVGESPESAHALGYPVRRIRFLAVIAGGALCGLAGAYLSTVYTPLWVEGMVAGRGWIALALTTFATWRPVRVLLGAYLFGGVTMLGFHFQSSGVDVPSQFLSMLQYIAPIVVLALISRNPAFIRANMPASIGKPFYPGS, encoded by the coding sequence ATGGACAGTTATGCACTCCTGCTCGGCTCCACGCTGAGCGCTGGCACCGTGCTCGCCATCGCGGCGCTGGGCCTGCTCATCAACGAGAAGGCCGGCATCGTCAACCTGGGCGCCGAGGGCATGATGCTCTGCGCCGCCATCGCGGGTTTCGCCACGGTGGTCACCACGCACAACCCCTGGCTCGGCTTTCTTGCCGGCATGGCGGCGGGCGCGCTGCTGGCGGCCTTCTTCGGCGTGCTGGTGATCTGGCTCAACACCAACCAGTACGCGACCGGCCTGGCGCTGAGCCTGTTCGGCGTGGGTTTCTCGGCCTTTGCCGGCATCAATTTCGTGCAGGCCAAGCTGCCGGAGAGCGCGTCGTACGCCATTCCCGTGCTCGGCGACATCCCGCTGGTCGGCCCGGCGCTGTTCCGCCACCACCCGATGGTGTACTTCGCGGTGGTGCTGACCTTCGCGCTGATCTGGTTCCTCTACCGCACGCGGGCCGGCCTGGTGCTGCGCTCGGTCGGCGAATCGCCCGAATCGGCGCATGCGCTCGGCTATCCGGTGCGGCGCATCCGCTTCCTGGCGGTGATCGCCGGCGGCGCGCTGTGCGGGCTGGCGGGGGCGTACCTGTCCACCGTCTACACCCCGCTGTGGGTCGAGGGCATGGTGGCCGGCCGCGGTTGGATCGCTCTGGCCCTGACCACCTTCGCCACCTGGCGGCCGGTGCGGGTGCTGCTGGGCGCCTACCTGTTCGGCGGCGTGACGATGCTGGGCTTCCACTTCCAGAGCAGCGGTGTCGACGTGCCGTCGCAGTTCCTCAGCATGCTGCAGTACATCGCGCCGATCGTGGTGCTGGCGCTGATCTCGCGCAACCCGGCGTTCATCCGCGCGAACATGCCGGCTTCCATCGGGAAGCCGTTCTACCCCGGCTCATAA
- a CDS encoding pirin family protein — MLEIRSATDRGLADFGWLKSRHTFSFGHYHDPEQEGFSDLLVINDDRVTPGRGFGTHPHRDMEIFSYVLDGALEHKDSMGTGSVIRPGDVQMMSAGTGVRHSEFNSSATDPLHFLQIWIVPNAKGVAPRYQQKHFGPEEKRGRLRLIISPEGTDGSLAVHQDARVHAGLFDGDEQATLTLEAGRFAYVHVARGSVELNGQRLNEGDGVRVRDVRRLDLARGEGAEVLVFDLRPNELPAF; from the coding sequence ATGTTGGAAATCCGCAGCGCCACCGACCGCGGCCTCGCTGACTTCGGTTGGCTCAAGTCCCGCCACACCTTCTCTTTCGGCCACTACCACGACCCGGAACAGGAAGGCTTCTCCGACCTGCTGGTGATCAACGACGACCGCGTCACGCCTGGCCGCGGCTTCGGCACCCATCCGCACCGCGACATGGAAATCTTCTCGTACGTGCTCGACGGCGCGCTCGAGCACAAGGACTCGATGGGCACCGGCTCGGTGATCCGTCCCGGCGACGTGCAGATGATGAGCGCGGGCACCGGCGTGCGCCACAGCGAGTTCAACTCGTCGGCCACCGACCCGCTGCATTTCCTGCAGATCTGGATCGTGCCGAACGCCAAGGGCGTGGCGCCGCGCTACCAGCAGAAGCACTTCGGCCCCGAGGAAAAGCGCGGCCGGCTGCGCCTGATCATTTCGCCCGAAGGCACCGACGGTTCGCTCGCGGTCCACCAGGACGCCCGCGTCCACGCCGGCCTGTTCGACGGCGACGAGCAGGCGACGTTGACACTGGAGGCCGGCCGCTTCGCCTATGTGCACGTGGCACGCGGCAGCGTGGAGCTCAATGGCCAGCGCCTGAACGAAGGCGACGGCGTGCGGGTGCGCGACGTGCGCCGGCTCGACCTGGCCCGCGGCGAAGGCGCCGAGGTGCTGGTGTTCGACCTGCGCCCCAACGAACTGCCCGCGTTCTGA
- a CDS encoding NCS2 family permease gives MSTFEQAPQGAEPRAPGHVESARARAAVGSASGSGLLERVFKLAEHNTTVRIELVAGLTTFLTMAYIIFVNPSILGDAGMPKGAVFVATCVIAAFGTLIMGLYANYPIAMAPGMGLNAYFSYVVVLGMGYTWQVALGAVFISGCLFLVVTVTGLRKLIIDGIPHSLRTAITVGIGMFLALVALKSAGVVAASPATFVTLGDVHSAPVILATLGFFLIVILDRLKVRGAILIGILAVTVASFFVGGNKFGGVFAAPPSVAPTFMQLDIMGALKGGILNVVLVFFLVEMFDATGTLMGVAKRAGLLVPGKMERMNKALLADSGAIFAGSLLGTSSTTAYVESAAGVQAGGRTGLTAVVVALLFLACLMISPLAASVPAYATAPALFFVGCLMLRDLTELNWDDTTEVIPAALTALAMPFTYSIATGLAFGFISYAILKLFTGRAREVHVSVWIIAAVFLFKFAYVGAH, from the coding sequence ATGAGTACGTTTGAACAGGCGCCGCAAGGCGCCGAGCCCCGCGCGCCGGGGCATGTCGAGTCCGCGCGTGCGCGCGCGGCTGTGGGCAGCGCAAGCGGCTCGGGTCTGCTGGAACGGGTGTTCAAGCTCGCCGAGCACAACACCACCGTGCGCATCGAGCTGGTGGCCGGCCTGACGACCTTCCTCACGATGGCCTACATCATCTTCGTGAACCCGAGCATCCTCGGCGACGCAGGCATGCCCAAGGGCGCGGTGTTCGTCGCGACCTGCGTGATCGCGGCCTTCGGCACGCTGATCATGGGCCTGTACGCCAACTACCCGATCGCCATGGCGCCGGGCATGGGGCTCAACGCGTACTTCTCGTACGTGGTGGTGCTGGGCATGGGCTATACGTGGCAGGTGGCGCTGGGGGCGGTGTTCATCTCGGGCTGCCTGTTCCTGGTGGTCACGGTCACGGGGCTGCGCAAGCTGATCATCGACGGCATACCGCATTCGCTGCGAACCGCGATCACGGTGGGCATCGGCATGTTCCTGGCGCTGGTCGCGCTCAAGAGCGCGGGCGTGGTGGCGGCCTCGCCGGCCACCTTCGTGACGCTGGGCGACGTCCACTCGGCGCCGGTGATCCTGGCGACCCTCGGCTTCTTCCTGATCGTGATCCTCGACCGGCTGAAGGTGCGCGGCGCCATCCTCATCGGCATCCTGGCGGTGACCGTGGCCTCGTTCTTCGTGGGCGGCAACAAGTTCGGTGGCGTGTTCGCGGCGCCGCCGTCGGTGGCGCCCACGTTCATGCAGCTCGACATCATGGGCGCGCTCAAGGGCGGCATCCTGAACGTGGTGCTGGTGTTCTTCCTGGTCGAGATGTTCGACGCCACCGGCACGCTGATGGGTGTGGCCAAGCGCGCCGGGCTGCTGGTGCCGGGCAAGATGGAGCGCATGAACAAGGCGCTGCTGGCCGACAGCGGGGCGATCTTCGCGGGTTCGCTGCTCGGCACCTCGAGCACCACGGCCTACGTGGAGAGCGCGGCGGGCGTGCAGGCCGGCGGACGCACCGGCCTCACGGCGGTGGTGGTGGCGCTGCTGTTCCTGGCCTGCCTGATGATCTCGCCGCTGGCGGCCTCGGTGCCTGCCTACGCCACCGCGCCGGCGCTGTTCTTCGTCGGCTGCCTGATGCTGCGCGACCTGACCGAGCTGAACTGGGACGACACCACCGAGGTGATCCCGGCGGCTCTCACCGCGCTGGCGATGCCGTTCACGTATTCGATCGCTACCGGCCTGGCCTTCGGCTTCATCTCGTACGCGATCCTGAAGCTGTTCACCGGGCGGGCACGGGAAGTGCATGTGTCGGTCTGGATCATCGCGGCGGTGTTCCTCTTCAAGTTCGCGTACGTCGGCGCCCACTGA
- a CDS encoding BMP family ABC transporter substrate-binding protein, which translates to MNDLNKRSLLKLAALTAVASAALIGCGKKEEAAAPAAAPAPAPAPAAAAPAPAAPLNIAFAYVGPVGDGGWTFAHDNARKALEKEFGDKIKTTFVESVPEGADAERVFRDMVGQGNKLIFGTTFGYMEPMLKVAADSKDVKFEHATGYKTAENMRTYDSRTYEGAYMAGVIAGAMTKSNTLGVVGSVPIPEVLRNINSFTLGAQSVNPKITTKVVWVNEWFSPPKETEAATALINGGADVLFQNTDSPAVLKTAQEKGKRAFGWDSDMTAYGPKAHLASATINWTPYYVKATQEALDGKWATGQAWWGVKEGAIDLVSIAEDVPAETKAKVEEVKKGLKDGSFVIWKGPILGQDGKEVVAKDAVADDKFLSGVNFYVKGVEGKVPGGK; encoded by the coding sequence ATGAATGATCTGAACAAGCGCTCCCTGCTCAAGCTGGCTGCCCTCACGGCCGTCGCTTCGGCGGCCCTGATCGGCTGCGGCAAGAAGGAAGAAGCGGCAGCACCGGCCGCGGCGCCCGCACCCGCCCCGGCACCGGCCGCGGCAGCTCCGGCCCCGGCGGCACCGCTGAACATCGCATTCGCCTATGTCGGACCGGTGGGCGACGGCGGCTGGACCTTCGCGCACGACAACGCGCGCAAGGCCCTCGAAAAGGAATTCGGCGACAAGATCAAGACCACCTTCGTCGAAAGCGTGCCCGAAGGCGCCGACGCCGAACGCGTGTTCCGCGACATGGTCGGCCAGGGCAACAAGCTGATCTTCGGCACCACCTTCGGCTACATGGAACCCATGCTCAAGGTCGCGGCCGACAGCAAGGACGTGAAGTTCGAGCATGCCACCGGCTACAAGACCGCCGAGAACATGCGCACCTACGACAGCCGCACGTACGAGGGCGCGTACATGGCCGGCGTCATCGCCGGTGCCATGACCAAGAGCAACACCCTCGGCGTGGTCGGCTCGGTGCCGATTCCCGAAGTGCTGCGCAACATCAACAGCTTCACTCTGGGCGCGCAGTCGGTCAACCCGAAGATCACGACCAAGGTCGTGTGGGTGAACGAATGGTTCAGCCCGCCGAAGGAAACCGAAGCGGCCACGGCCCTCATCAACGGCGGCGCCGACGTGCTGTTCCAGAACACCGATTCGCCGGCCGTGCTCAAGACCGCACAGGAAAAGGGCAAGCGCGCCTTCGGCTGGGACTCCGACATGACCGCCTACGGTCCCAAGGCCCACCTGGCCTCGGCCACGATCAACTGGACGCCTTACTACGTCAAGGCCACCCAGGAAGCGCTGGACGGCAAGTGGGCCACCGGCCAGGCCTGGTGGGGCGTGAAGGAAGGCGCCATCGACCTCGTGTCGATCGCCGAGGACGTGCCGGCCGAGACCAAGGCCAAGGTCGAGGAAGTCAAGAAGGGCCTGAAGGACGGCAGCTTCGTGATCTGGAAGGGCCCGATCCTGGGTCAGGACGGCAAGGAAGTGGTCGCCAAGGACGCCGTGGCCGACGACAAGTTCCTGTCGGGCGTGAACTTCTATGTCAAGGGCGTCGAGGGCAAGGTCCCTGGCGGGAAGTAA
- a CDS encoding LysR family transcriptional regulator produces MRDQALFDKIDLHLIRVLHTVLTDRSVSRAAIRLGMYQPAVSAALKRLRELSGDPLLVRSGSGMVPTDAGLRMIEPAASILRAAEMLFSDARGFDPQSAATTFRIAASDYMDPLFLPMLVAQVKRDAPLCQIEIHALSPDSDYHGHLALGQVDLVIGNWLKPPEDLHMARLFGDEVVSLVNKDHPAVRRGWDLETWLAAEHIAPTPMHPGGRGIIDQMLDELGRQRNITARCAHFSLIPDMVASSLLVLTTGRQYCERFADRLPLKILDCPVALPRLMYYQLWHERTHSSSSARWLRECIKDVAASLRPPVSAIPAAAAVRPPAAPETSDP; encoded by the coding sequence ATGAGAGACCAAGCGCTTTTCGACAAGATCGACCTGCACCTGATCCGGGTGCTGCATACGGTGCTGACCGACCGCAGCGTCTCCCGCGCCGCGATCCGCCTGGGCATGTACCAGCCGGCCGTGTCGGCGGCGCTGAAGCGGCTGCGCGAGCTGTCGGGCGATCCGCTGCTGGTGCGCTCGGGCTCGGGCATGGTGCCGACCGACGCGGGGCTGCGCATGATCGAGCCTGCGGCGAGCATCCTGCGTGCGGCCGAGATGCTGTTCTCCGATGCGCGCGGCTTCGATCCGCAGTCCGCCGCCACCACCTTCCGCATCGCGGCCAGCGACTACATGGATCCGCTGTTCCTGCCCATGCTGGTGGCGCAGGTCAAGCGCGACGCTCCGCTGTGCCAGATCGAGATCCATGCGCTGTCGCCCGACTCGGACTACCACGGCCACCTCGCGCTCGGGCAGGTCGACCTGGTGATCGGCAACTGGCTCAAGCCGCCGGAAGACCTGCACATGGCGCGCCTATTCGGCGACGAGGTGGTGTCGCTGGTGAACAAGGACCATCCGGCGGTGCGCCGCGGCTGGGACCTGGAGACCTGGCTGGCCGCCGAGCACATCGCGCCCACGCCCATGCATCCGGGCGGGCGCGGCATCATCGACCAGATGCTCGACGAGCTGGGCCGGCAGCGCAACATCACGGCGCGCTGCGCGCATTTCAGCCTCATTCCCGACATGGTGGCGTCCAGCCTGCTGGTGCTGACCACCGGGCGCCAGTACTGCGAACGCTTCGCCGACCGGCTGCCGCTGAAGATCCTCGACTGTCCGGTGGCGCTGCCCCGGCTCATGTACTACCAGCTCTGGCACGAACGCACCCATTCGTCGAGCTCGGCGCGCTGGCTGCGCGAATGCATCAAGGACGTGGCGGCGTCGCTGCGTCCCCCGGTTTCCGCGATACCCGCGGCCGCCGCCGTGCGCCCGCCCGCGGCGCCTGAAACCTCCGATCCCTGA
- a CDS encoding ABC transporter permease, with translation MLKLEPRPELSRFWSYASPILALLITVLIGVALFAALGKDPVKGLLVFFWEPIKSGYALGELMVKATPLLIIALGLAVCFRSNVWNIGAEGQFVFGAIAAGGVALLADKTTGQWIVPAILAAGIAGGMVWAGIVAFLRDRCNANEILVSLMLVYVATLLLGYMVYGPWKDPNGYNFPQTKTFEAVTQIPRLFKGSRVTIGLVIALVGAGALWVFLFRTRAGFAQQVGGLAPAASRYAGFSARRAVWIALLTSGGAAGLAGALEVAGPLGQLTPYVPAGYGFAAIIVAFVGRLHPVGMIFSAILMSMFYIGGELAQSRLGLPKSLTGVFQGLLLFTLLACDTLIAYRIRRKAAARAAAAGMTTASLQASTPITAPVARATEGSR, from the coding sequence ATGCTTAAGCTCGAACCCCGCCCCGAGCTGTCGCGCTTCTGGAGCTACGCCTCGCCGATCCTGGCGCTGCTGATCACGGTGCTCATCGGCGTGGCGCTGTTCGCCGCGCTGGGCAAGGACCCGGTGAAGGGCCTGCTGGTGTTCTTCTGGGAGCCCATCAAGAGCGGCTATGCGCTCGGCGAACTCATGGTCAAGGCCACGCCGCTGCTGATCATCGCGCTCGGGCTGGCCGTGTGCTTCCGCTCGAACGTGTGGAACATCGGCGCCGAGGGGCAGTTCGTGTTCGGCGCCATCGCGGCCGGCGGCGTCGCGCTGCTGGCCGACAAGACCACCGGCCAGTGGATCGTGCCGGCCATCCTGGCTGCGGGCATCGCCGGCGGCATGGTGTGGGCGGGCATCGTCGCGTTCCTGCGCGACCGGTGCAACGCCAACGAGATCCTGGTGAGCCTGATGCTGGTCTACGTCGCCACGCTGCTGCTGGGCTACATGGTCTACGGCCCGTGGAAGGACCCGAACGGCTACAACTTTCCGCAGACCAAGACCTTCGAGGCGGTCACGCAGATCCCGCGGCTGTTCAAGGGTTCGCGCGTGACCATCGGCCTCGTCATCGCGCTGGTGGGCGCGGGCGCGCTGTGGGTGTTTTTGTTCCGCACCCGCGCCGGCTTCGCGCAGCAGGTCGGCGGCTTGGCGCCGGCCGCCTCGCGCTATGCCGGCTTCTCGGCGCGCCGCGCCGTGTGGATCGCACTGCTGACCTCCGGCGGCGCCGCCGGCCTGGCCGGAGCGCTCGAGGTGGCCGGCCCGCTCGGCCAGCTCACGCCGTACGTACCGGCGGGCTACGGCTTCGCGGCGATCATCGTGGCCTTCGTCGGCCGGTTGCATCCGGTGGGCATGATCTTCTCGGCCATCCTGATGAGCATGTTCTACATCGGCGGCGAGCTCGCGCAGTCGCGCCTGGGCCTGCCCAAGTCGCTCACCGGCGTGTTCCAGGGCCTGCTGCTGTTCACGCTGCTGGCCTGCGATACGCTCATTGCGTACCGCATCCGCCGCAAGGCCGCGGCCAGGGCGGCCGCCGCCGGCATGACCACCGCTTCGCTGCAGGCCAGCACGCCGATCACTGCGCCCGTGGCGCGTGCCACCGAAGGGAGCCGTTGA
- a CDS encoding ABC transporter ATP-binding protein, translating to MTTPRLQLANITKRYPAVVANSDISMAVAPGEIHAVLGENGAGKSTLMKIIYGSVKPDEGTVLFDGQPVNLRNPQQARALGISMVFQHFSLFDTLTVAENVWLGLDKSLQLAEVARNITAKAGEYGLDIDPSRPVHTLSVGEMQRVEIIRALLTNPKLLILDEPTSVLTPQAVIKLFNVLKKLSSEGCSILYISHKLHEIQELCSACTVLRGGKVTGVCNPQQESTQSLSRLMIGSEPPPLQHRPVHAGDVALRVQGLTLAREDQFGVDLEGISFDVRAGEVVGIAGVSGNGQKELLYTLSGEDVRADAAMVRVFDKPAGRLRPRSRRALGLHFVPEERLGRGAVPTLGLAHNLLLTRGDAVGRGGWIRTGALDRQARAIIERFKVKAGGPKAAARSLSGGNLQKFIVGREIDANPKLFIVSQPTWGVDVGAAALIHAEILALRDAGCAVLVISEELDELFNICDRLHVIAKGRLSPSIDRAAATLPQIGEWMSGLWQGQASHPEAAHA from the coding sequence ATGACAACCCCCAGACTCCAGCTCGCGAACATCACCAAGCGGTATCCCGCGGTGGTGGCGAACAGCGACATCTCGATGGCCGTTGCGCCCGGCGAAATCCACGCCGTGCTCGGCGAGAACGGGGCCGGCAAGTCGACCCTGATGAAGATCATCTACGGCTCGGTCAAGCCCGACGAAGGCACGGTGCTGTTCGACGGCCAGCCCGTCAACCTGCGCAATCCGCAGCAGGCGAGGGCGCTGGGCATCAGCATGGTGTTCCAGCACTTCAGCCTGTTCGACACCCTCACCGTGGCCGAGAACGTGTGGCTGGGGCTGGACAAGTCGCTGCAGCTCGCGGAGGTCGCGCGCAACATCACGGCCAAGGCCGGGGAATACGGCCTCGACATCGACCCGTCGCGCCCGGTGCACACGCTGTCCGTCGGCGAGATGCAGCGCGTGGAAATCATCCGTGCGCTGCTCACCAACCCCAAGCTGCTGATCCTCGACGAGCCGACCTCGGTGCTGACGCCGCAGGCGGTCATCAAGCTGTTCAACGTGCTGAAGAAGCTGTCGTCCGAGGGCTGCAGCATCCTCTACATCAGCCACAAGCTGCACGAGATCCAGGAGCTGTGCAGCGCCTGCACCGTGCTGCGGGGCGGCAAGGTCACGGGCGTGTGCAATCCGCAGCAGGAAAGCACGCAGTCGCTCTCGCGGCTCATGATCGGCAGCGAGCCGCCGCCGCTGCAGCACCGGCCGGTGCATGCGGGCGACGTGGCGCTGCGCGTGCAGGGCCTGACGCTGGCGCGCGAGGACCAGTTCGGCGTGGACCTCGAGGGCATCTCCTTCGACGTGCGCGCGGGCGAAGTGGTCGGCATCGCCGGTGTTTCGGGCAATGGCCAGAAGGAATTGCTCTACACCCTGTCGGGCGAGGACGTGCGTGCCGATGCCGCCATGGTGCGGGTGTTCGACAAGCCGGCCGGCCGGCTGCGCCCGCGTTCGCGGCGCGCGCTGGGTCTGCATTTCGTGCCCGAGGAGCGGCTGGGCCGCGGCGCCGTGCCCACGCTGGGCCTTGCGCACAACCTGCTGCTCACGCGCGGCGACGCGGTGGGCCGCGGCGGGTGGATCCGCACCGGCGCCCTCGACCGCCAGGCCAGGGCCATCATCGAGCGGTTCAAGGTGAAGGCGGGCGGCCCGAAGGCGGCGGCACGGTCGCTTTCCGGCGGCAACCTGCAGAAATTCATCGTCGGCCGCGAGATCGACGCCAACCCGAAGCTCTTCATCGTCTCCCAGCCGACCTGGGGCGTGGACGTGGGCGCCGCGGCGCTCATCCACGCCGAGATCCTGGCGCTGCGCGATGCCGGGTGTGCGGTGCTGGTCATCAGCGAGGAGCTCGACGAGCTCTTCAACATCTGCGACCGGCTGCACGTGATCGCCAAGGGGCGGCTGTCGCCCTCCATCGATCGCGCGGCCGCCACGCTGCCGCAGATCGGCGAATGGATGAGCGGCCTGTGGCAAGGCCAGGCATCGCATCCGGAGGCGGCCCATGCTTAA
- a CDS encoding hydrolase has translation MSIKATPTAGAKLLTPKDHTLVMIDFQSQMAFATHSIDAVNLRNNAALVANAAAGFGVSTILTTVAEKSFSGPMFSEITDAFPGQKMLDRTSMNTWEDAAVIDRVNEIGKQRIVLSGLWTGVCIVGPALSAIDQGFEVFVIADACGDVSTEAHNRAMDRMVQAGAQPMTSLQYLLELQRDWARTDTYEMTTGIAKKFGGAYGLGVTYAKTMFGAHEG, from the coding sequence ATGTCCATCAAAGCCACCCCCACCGCCGGCGCCAAGCTCCTCACGCCCAAGGACCACACGCTGGTCATGATCGACTTCCAGTCGCAGATGGCCTTTGCCACGCACTCGATCGACGCCGTCAACCTGCGCAACAACGCGGCGCTCGTCGCCAATGCGGCCGCCGGCTTCGGCGTGTCGACCATTCTGACCACCGTGGCCGAGAAGAGCTTCTCGGGCCCGATGTTCAGCGAGATCACCGACGCGTTCCCGGGCCAGAAGATGCTCGACCGCACCTCGATGAACACCTGGGAAGACGCGGCGGTGATCGACCGCGTGAACGAGATCGGCAAGCAGCGCATCGTGCTGTCGGGCCTGTGGACCGGCGTGTGCATCGTCGGGCCGGCGCTGTCGGCCATCGACCAGGGCTTCGAGGTGTTCGTCATTGCCGACGCCTGCGGCGACGTGTCCACCGAGGCGCACAACCGCGCGATGGACCGCATGGTGCAGGCCGGCGCACAACCCATGACCTCGCTGCAGTACCTGCTCGAGCTGCAACGCGACTGGGCCCGCACCGACACGTACGAAATGACCACCGGCATCGCGAAGAAGTTCGGCGGCGCCTACGGCCTCGGCGTGACCTACGCCAAGACCATGTTCGGCGCGCACGAAGGCTGA
- a CDS encoding AraC family transcriptional regulator — protein sequence MPTSSCRDGGFGRRLAMQYGVDAVPSLVATSRWGSEIGIAHMRYEQPHLFVLPPLPSEDAFLLSVEIASGGSRRIRSGNTTLRLGLQREEALHITHLSESSVAYVCSPFHSMLFHMPRATLDAFAEEMAVPRVGALRCEAGTVDPVVASLARAMLPALVQPETASRLFVDHLALALKAHVLHAYGGVAGAASAEASGLAPWQERRAKAFLVSRLAGDVSLAEVAAECALSRSHFSKAFKRTTGQTPHAWLVAQRVEAARRLLAQPGVPIAEIATACGFADQSHLTRVFSAQVGTSPARWRRMHAG from the coding sequence ATGCCAACCTCCTCTTGCCGCGACGGCGGCTTCGGCCGGCGCCTGGCCATGCAGTACGGCGTCGACGCCGTGCCCTCGCTCGTCGCCACCTCGCGCTGGGGCTCGGAAATCGGCATCGCGCACATGCGCTATGAGCAGCCGCACCTGTTCGTGCTGCCCCCGCTGCCCTCGGAAGACGCCTTCCTGCTCAGCGTGGAGATCGCCTCGGGCGGCAGCCGCCGCATCCGCAGCGGCAACACCACGCTGCGGCTGGGCCTGCAGCGCGAGGAAGCGCTCCACATCACGCATCTCTCGGAATCCTCCGTCGCGTACGTGTGCAGCCCTTTCCATTCGATGCTGTTCCACATGCCGCGCGCGACCCTCGATGCGTTCGCCGAGGAGATGGCCGTGCCGCGTGTCGGCGCGCTGCGCTGCGAGGCGGGCACGGTCGATCCGGTGGTCGCCAGCCTGGCGCGCGCCATGCTGCCGGCGCTGGTGCAGCCCGAGACGGCGAGTCGGCTGTTCGTCGACCACCTCGCGCTGGCGCTGAAGGCGCATGTGCTGCACGCCTACGGCGGTGTGGCGGGCGCGGCCAGCGCCGAGGCGAGCGGGCTCGCGCCCTGGCAGGAGCGCCGCGCCAAGGCCTTCTTGGTGTCGCGCCTGGCCGGCGATGTGTCGCTGGCCGAGGTGGCAGCCGAATGCGCGCTGTCGCGCAGCCATTTCAGCAAGGCCTTCAAGCGCACCACCGGTCAGACGCCGCATGCCTGGCTGGTCGCGCAGCGCGTGGAGGCCGCGCGCCGCCTGCTGGCACAGCCGGGCGTTCCGATCGCCGAGATCGCCACCGCCTGCGGGTTCGCCGACCAGAGCCACCTGACGCGGGTGTTCTCCGCGCAGGTGGGGACGTCGCCCGCGCGCTGGCGGCGGATGCACGCGGGCTGA